One part of the Acidobacteriota bacterium genome encodes these proteins:
- a CDS encoding DUF3810 domain-containing protein: MEGTRRVAALQSLRNRFARAAPGSRATMFLIAAAAFASLTPTPSAWVERLYSTGTYLLGQQVVTRLSSLVGFALLDLLAAILAVTLAVWWWKSIRRAPPGWRACGAAALHTAFRTLGVAAAIYLIFLTLWGLNYRREPLTAKLDYESARITSAALATLSGEAVSRLNRLHGEAAAVGDWPAFDEIPAWLGPAFDVVQRQLGLTPPAVPGRPKPTLFASYFRNAGVDAMMNPWGLEVLVNDAVLPYERPFLVAHEWSHLAGYANEAEASFVGLLVCLAGDARSRYSAWLYLTPRLVQHLPQNTQAEIWAGLDDVPRAHLRAIAARFTRETTPIVQRSASVVYDRFLRANRVDAGVASYGLVVDLVLGTAGTDTWQ, translated from the coding sequence ATGGAGGGAACACGACGTGTGGCCGCGCTGCAGTCCCTGCGGAACCGCTTCGCACGCGCCGCGCCCGGGTCACGCGCCACGATGTTCCTGATTGCGGCCGCCGCGTTCGCCTCGCTGACGCCGACGCCTTCCGCCTGGGTGGAACGGCTCTATTCGACCGGAACCTATCTCCTGGGCCAGCAGGTGGTGACACGGCTTTCCAGCCTTGTCGGCTTCGCGTTGCTCGACCTGCTCGCGGCCATCCTGGCGGTCACGCTTGCCGTGTGGTGGTGGAAGTCCATCCGGCGGGCGCCGCCCGGCTGGCGAGCCTGCGGGGCGGCTGCGCTGCACACGGCGTTCCGGACCCTGGGAGTGGCGGCGGCCATCTATCTGATTTTCCTCACCCTGTGGGGTCTCAACTATCGACGCGAGCCGCTCACGGCGAAGCTCGACTACGAGTCTGCGCGGATCACGTCGGCCGCGCTCGCGACGCTATCCGGCGAGGCGGTTTCCCGTCTCAACCGGCTGCATGGGGAAGCCGCGGCGGTGGGAGACTGGCCGGCGTTCGACGAGATTCCGGCGTGGCTCGGCCCGGCGTTTGATGTTGTCCAGCGACAACTCGGGCTGACACCGCCGGCGGTGCCGGGTCGACCGAAGCCGACCCTGTTCGCTTCCTACTTCCGGAACGCCGGCGTCGACGCCATGATGAATCCGTGGGGGCTGGAGGTGCTGGTGAACGACGCGGTGTTGCCCTACGAACGTCCCTTCCTCGTGGCGCACGAGTGGTCGCACCTCGCCGGTTACGCGAACGAGGCGGAAGCGAGTTTCGTCGGACTGCTGGTTTGCCTGGCCGGTGATGCACGGAGCCGGTACAGCGCGTGGCTATACCTGACGCCCCGCCTCGTGCAACACCTGCCGCAGAATACGCAGGCCGAGATCTGGGCCGGCCTCGACGATGTTCCGCGTGCCCATCTGCGCGCCATTGCCGCGCGGTTCACGCGCGAAACAACACCTATCGTGCAGCGGAGCGCCAGCGTCGTGTACGACCGCTTCCTGCGTGCCAACCGAGTGGATGCGGGCGTAGCGAGTTACGGCCTGGTAGTGGATCTGGTGCTGGGAACCGCAGGCACCGATACGTGGCAATAG